Genomic segment of Candidatus Protochlamydia amoebophila UWE25:
ACGGATTAGTCTCAAGTTTGATTATTTAAAAATAAATTTATGGGAATTTGTGATGGCAGCACAACTGATACCGATTACTGTGGCCGAGGGAGATGGAATTGGGCCGGAAATTATGGATGCTACGCTAAGAATTTTAAAAGCAGCTGGAGCTCCTTTAGATATAAAAAATGTTGAAATTGGAGAAAAGGTTTATTTAAGTGGACAACCAACAGGAATTGAAAATTCCACTTGGGATTTAATTAGACAATCCAAAGCTCTTTTAAAAGCCCCAATTACCACTCCCCAAGGTGGTGGCTTTAAAAGTCTAAACGTGACCATTCGCACCACTCTAGGATTATATGCTAATGTGCGCCCTTGTGTAGCTTATTACCCATTCGTTGAAACCAAATATCCAGGCATGAACGTTGTGATTGTCAGAGAAAACGAAGAAGACCTTTATACTGGAATTGAATATCGACAAACTCCCGACGTCTACGAAGCACTTAAACTCATTACAAGACCCGGATGTGAGAAAATCATTCGTTATGCTTTCGAATATGCGCAAATCTATCACCGCAAAAAAGTCACTTGTTTTACAAAAGATAATATTTTGAAGTTAACTGATGGGCTTTTCCATAAAATTTTTGATGAAATTGGAGCCGAATATCCACAAATTGAAAAAGAGCATTGGATTGTTGATATCGGAGCAGCTAAACTAGCTGATACACCAACAGCTTTTGATGTAATTGTTATGCCTAATTTGTATGGAGACATTTTATCAGATGTTGCTGCTCAAATTGCTGGATCTGTCGGTCTAGCCGGATCTGCAAATATTGGTAATTCGGGAGCCATGTTTGAAGCTATTCATGGATCTGCGCCTAGACGGGCTGGACAAAATCTAGCCAATCCTTCAGGTCTTTTACTGGCTGCCATTCAAATGCTTGTTCATTTAGAACAATCGAATTTAGCTGAACTCATTCATAATGCCTGGCTAAAAACGCTTGAAGAAGGGATTCATACTTATGATATTTTTAAAGAAAAAACAAGTAAGCAGAAAGTTGGAACAAAGGAATTTGCGAATGCCGTAACTGCCCGTTTAGGAAAAAAACCCGAAACATTACCCGCAGCTCACTATAGCACATCTTTTCATATCAAACATTCCAACTTTTCATCTCTTAAAAATTTCAAACAAGAATTATATGGGATAGACATTTTTATTAAATGGAGCGAAGATGTAGAAACATTAGCGACTCTTCTTCAATCCACGTCTAATCACGATTTAAAATTAAAAATGATCAATAACCGAGGTGTAAAAGTATGGCCAAATAAAATGCCTGAAACAGCTTGCATAGACAACTGGCGTTGTAGATTCATATCTTCTACAAATAAAATCGTATCCCAAGAGCAAATTCTCAATTTACTAAACAGACTTGTACAAAAAAAACTTACGCTGACACAAACTGCTTATTTATTTGCTTTTGATGGACAGGCGGGTTATACTTTAGCTCAAGATGAACAATAAAAAGCTAATATTTAAGTCTGAGATGAGAATGAAATTTCGTTAATCAAAAAGTTTCAAGCGATAAATTCTTCATATTCTCTTTAATATGTTTTTTACCCCAATCTGCTACCCAATGAATAATGACAGCTTCGGGATTTTCTCCCTGAGCCATTCTCCAATTATAAATTTGAGGAAGCTCATAGATAGGAAAATTTTCTGATTGTATGATATCAGCTAAAAGGTCTGAATCTCCCGAGAAATAAGCATTACGTTCAATGATCGCCTGTGCCCATGTGGAAACAAGAGGTGATTGATAAGGATAAACCACTACACCTGCATTATAAATTTTTTGCCCTGGCCTAAGCAGACCTTCTTGAATATAATTTTTCAACGCAAATTCTGGTTGAGGTGCTATAGCAAATCCAGACCCATTTTGACATGTTTCAAATAGAGCATCAAGCGAACCTTTAATTTCACAATCGACATCTGTCCATACTGTTTTTAAAAAAGGGCTTTTAATCATTGCAAAAGGCTTTTTTAAACAAAGGGCCCGAATTTTCCAAAACTCTTTATTTAAAAAAAGAGATTTCCATTTTTCTCTCAGTATTCGATTAATTTTATCAGGGGAAACGAGGAAATCCAGAGGTTCAATAAAAGGAATATAAATGCCCTTATCCTTACACCACTCCCTAGCGGCTGCCGACATTCCAAAATCTACAAAAGCGACAGGAAGATGGTTATTCGTTTGATAATGACTCCACCACCAAGGTAATAACCATTCCAAAGTTTGATCGCAAGCAATTAAAATACCTTTATCATATTGAATAAAATCTTTTGATAACCAATTCATTTTTGTAGACTCTGACATATTCTATGATCTTTATACCTAATCTATAAATAAAGCATAAATTAGATTTTCCCTTCGAATTCGACAAGTTCAGTATGGTAATATTTACGTTCGTCCAACTCGCCCTCTTGCTTAGCAATAAACACTGTCACTGCAGCATCGCCTAAAATATTCAATACTGTGGTAACCATTTCTCGTAACCGATCGATACCCACTAAAACAGCTAAACCTTCTAAAGGAAGTCCTAGTGAAGTAAGGACCGCCGAGAGCATCACAAATCCGCCTCCAGGAACCCCAGCGGTCCCGATGGCAGCCATGGTTGCTGTCATTAAAAGTGTAATGTAAGCAGATAGGTCTAATGGGATCGCATAGGCTTTTGCAATAAATATAGCACTCATGGCTTGAAAGATAGCTGAACCGTTCATATTCATTGTCAAGCCAAGAGGAAGGACAAAATTTGAAATATTTTTTGAAACACCTAAGTTCTCTTGTAAACAGTGCATGGCCACAGGTAAAGTTGCTGCGCTACTTCCTGTTGAAAAAGCCATCATAATGGCGTCACCCATTCCTTTAAAAAAAGGTAAAATCTGCAAATGTCCTAATCCTTTTAATAAAATAAGGCTGTAAACAACTGCCAAATGAATGAGACAAGCTAAATAATAAACGCCTAAAAATTTAAACAAAGGGATCAATAAAGAAATACCAAACGTCCCAGCGACCCAAGCCATGATGCCAAAAACTCCAATCGGAGAAAATTCCATCACTAATGAAGTTAAACGGTACATGACATCAGCTAAAGATTCTAAAAAGTTTTTTAAAGGAATTCCCTTTTCTCCAGAAAAATTAATTGCAATTCCTAAAAAAACTGCAAAAACAATGATTTGCAAAATACTCCCACTCGCTAAAGCAGCAACTGGATTGCTCGGAATAATTGAGACAATAATTTCACTAAAAGAAGGAGTTTTTGCTTCTATGATATTGACAGATGTTAAATGAAGGCCTGAACCAACTTGAAAAGAATTAGCAAATAATATACCGATTAAAATAGAAATGACTGTTGTAATGAAATAAATCCCAATCGTTTTACCCCCCACGCGCCCTAATTTTTGAGGATCGTGAATACTTGTGATTCCTATAGCCATTGAAGAGAGAATCAACAAAGGAATAATCATGTTGATCAAATTGAGAAAAATAGTTCCTAAAGGCTTTAATAAAGCAGCCCTTTCTCCCAAAATAATTCCTGCTAAAACACCTAACGCCAAACCAATGAAAATTTTCAGCCACAACTTCATACTTTTAATTCATGCCTCGTCATTAAACAATTTGAAATAGCGAAAGATTTTTAAGAAATTTTAGCTTCAGCCTGTGCAAGAAAGGAATTCCATTCGTTTTGCCCATCGATAACTGTTAAATCGATTTGAATCCAAGCAATTGGTAAACTTAAAGTCATTTGATCTGGTAATTTTACACGATCTTTCTCCGTACAAATCAACCACTCAGCCCCTAACTCTTTAGATTGTAAAGCAAATAATTCTAATTTTCTCTCTTTAATCTCATCGTGATCAGGTAAACAAAATTCTGAAACAACTTTTATTCCCTCAGACTCTAAGGTGCGCTTAAAATATTCTGGATGAGCAATCGCACAAAACATAGCCACTTTAGTTTCATGTAAGTTGTCTATTTGGCATCCCTTTAAATCCCTTGGATGGCAGACTATTCCTTTGACCCCTACTATTGGAGCTAAACTATAAGCTCTAAGCTGATTTTTTACATTCTCAAACTGTTCTGCATCAACAATATTGTTTAAAATTAATAAATCGGCCCGAGATAAAGAGTGGACATCCTCTCTTAAAAATCCTCTTGGTAGATAATAACCTCGGCCAAAAGGATCTGAAACATCTATCACGACAACATCATAATCCCTAGCAATGCGACGGTGTTGCATAGCATCGTCTAATAAAATAACTTGAGCTCCAGCTTTGGCTGCTAAAAAAGATGCTTTTTTACGGTTCCTTCCAACAATCACAATCGATTTGGGAAAACGTTGAGCGTAAATATAAGGTTCATCTCCGGAATAAGAAGCAGGAAAAATTGGTCCCTGCCCCTCACAAAGGATAACTGGGGTTTCTAATTTTTCTACTTTCGATCGATACCCTCGAGATAAAATAGCTAATGTGTAACGTTCATAAAAAGCTTGAGCAAGAAGAAGAGTGACCGGAGTTTTACCTGTTCCGCCAGCGACGATATTGCCAATACTGATGACCAAAGAGACGGGAGGAACGTATCTTTTCATCCATCCTTGATCATAAAGCCAATTTCGAATAGACACAATAAAACCATAAATCCAACTCAACGGTAAAAGTATCCATTTAATAAATGTAGATAATTTTCCTTTTCGTTTTTCTTTAATGATTTCCTTGAGATAAATTTCAATTTTTCTCAAAAACATGCAAAAAACCTTATTAAGCTCGATAAAAATGAATGATAAAATTTTAAAAACTCCCAATCATTAACATTTGATAAAATTTAATTTTTTGCAAATAAATGCACTTCAACTAATTCGATTATGAGATGGATAGCTGCCATATGAGCT
This window contains:
- the icd gene encoding isocitrate dehydrogenase — protein: MAAQLIPITVAEGDGIGPEIMDATLRILKAAGAPLDIKNVEIGEKVYLSGQPTGIENSTWDLIRQSKALLKAPITTPQGGGFKSLNVTIRTTLGLYANVRPCVAYYPFVETKYPGMNVVIVRENEEDLYTGIEYRQTPDVYEALKLITRPGCEKIIRYAFEYAQIYHRKKVTCFTKDNILKLTDGLFHKIFDEIGAEYPQIEKEHWIVDIGAAKLADTPTAFDVIVMPNLYGDILSDVAAQIAGSVGLAGSANIGNSGAMFEAIHGSAPRRAGQNLANPSGLLLAAIQMLVHLEQSNLAELIHNAWLKTLEEGIHTYDIFKEKTSKQKVGTKEFANAVTARLGKKPETLPAAHYSTSFHIKHSNFSSLKNFKQELYGIDIFIKWSEDVETLATLLQSTSNHDLKLKMINNRGVKVWPNKMPETACIDNWRCRFISSTNKIVSQEQILNLLNRLVQKKLTLTQTAYLFAFDGQAGYTLAQDEQ
- a CDS encoding dicarboxylate/amino acid:cation symporter, with amino-acid sequence MKLWLKIFIGLALGVLAGIILGERAALLKPLGTIFLNLINMIIPLLILSSMAIGITSIHDPQKLGRVGGKTIGIYFITTVISILIGILFANSFQVGSGLHLTSVNIIEAKTPSFSEIIVSIIPSNPVAALASGSILQIIVFAVFLGIAINFSGEKGIPLKNFLESLADVMYRLTSLVMEFSPIGVFGIMAWVAGTFGISLLIPLFKFLGVYYLACLIHLAVVYSLILLKGLGHLQILPFFKGMGDAIMMAFSTGSSAATLPVAMHCLQENLGVSKNISNFVLPLGLTMNMNGSAIFQAMSAIFIAKAYAIPLDLSAYITLLMTATMAAIGTAGVPGGGFVMLSAVLTSLGLPLEGLAVLVGIDRLREMVTTVLNILGDAAVTVFIAKQEGELDERKYYHTELVEFEGKI
- the lpxK gene encoding tetraacyldisaccharide 4'-kinase, producing MFLRKIEIYLKEIIKEKRKGKLSTFIKWILLPLSWIYGFIVSIRNWLYDQGWMKRYVPPVSLVISIGNIVAGGTGKTPVTLLLAQAFYERYTLAILSRGYRSKVEKLETPVILCEGQGPIFPASYSGDEPYIYAQRFPKSIVIVGRNRKKASFLAAKAGAQVILLDDAMQHRRIARDYDVVVIDVSDPFGRGYYLPRGFLREDVHSLSRADLLILNNIVDAEQFENVKNQLRAYSLAPIVGVKGIVCHPRDLKGCQIDNLHETKVAMFCAIAHPEYFKRTLESEGIKVVSEFCLPDHDEIKERKLELFALQSKELGAEWLICTEKDRVKLPDQMTLSLPIAWIQIDLTVIDGQNEWNSFLAQAEAKIS